The following coding sequences lie in one Erwinia amylovora genomic window:
- the rlmF gene encoding 23S rRNA (adenine(1618)-N(6))-methyltransferase RlmF: protein MKTAAEKTVLHPRNRHRGRYDFAALIASHPPLAPFVAVNNWGSESIDFANPNAVKALNQALLHHFYQIAHWDIPEGSLCPPVPGRADYIHHLADLLAEDNRRVVPREINVLDVGCGANLIYPLIGHSEYQWRFTGSEVNQRAMAAANAIIAANPGLNRAIRLRRQKDSQAIFSGVIHKNELYQATLCNPPFHASAADAHQGSQRKLRNLGLDRHSPLNFGGQQDELWCEGGELAFIRRMIDESVSFGRQCVWFTSLVSRKENLPELWRALEEAGVAAVRTIDMAQGQKQSRFIAWSFMEQPQRARLLAR from the coding sequence ATGAAAACCGCTGCCGAAAAAACCGTGCTTCACCCGCGTAACCGCCATCGCGGCCGCTATGATTTTGCTGCGCTGATTGCCAGCCATCCGCCGCTGGCGCCGTTTGTTGCGGTGAATAACTGGGGCAGCGAGTCAATAGATTTTGCTAATCCCAACGCGGTAAAGGCGCTGAACCAGGCGCTTTTGCACCATTTTTATCAGATAGCCCACTGGGATATCCCTGAAGGATCCCTCTGCCCGCCGGTTCCGGGGCGCGCTGACTATATCCACCATCTCGCCGATCTGCTGGCGGAAGATAACCGCCGCGTGGTGCCGCGTGAGATCAACGTGCTGGATGTTGGCTGCGGTGCGAATCTGATCTATCCGCTGATCGGTCATAGCGAATACCAGTGGCGCTTTACCGGCAGCGAGGTTAACCAACGGGCGATGGCCGCAGCCAACGCCATTATCGCCGCTAACCCGGGGTTGAATCGTGCTATTCGCCTGCGTCGCCAGAAAGACAGCCAGGCGATATTTAGCGGCGTGATCCACAAAAACGAGCTGTACCAGGCCACGCTCTGCAATCCGCCTTTCCATGCATCGGCCGCCGATGCGCATCAGGGCAGCCAGCGCAAGCTGCGCAATCTCGGTCTTGATCGCCACTCGCCGCTGAACTTCGGTGGACAGCAGGATGAACTGTGGTGCGAGGGCGGCGAATTAGCCTTTATCCGTCGCATGATTGACGAGAGCGTCAGTTTTGGCCGCCAGTGCGTATGGTTCACCTCGCTGGTTTCGCGCAAGGAGAACCTGCCTGAACTTTGGCGCGCGCTCGAAGAGGCCGGCGTGGCAGCAGTGCGCACCATCGATATGGCACAGGGGCAGAAGCAAAGCCGCTTTATTGCCTGGAGCTTTATGGAACAGCCTCAGCGCGCTCGCCTGCTGGCCAGGTAA
- the ybiO gene encoding mechanosensitive channel protein — translation MPGLTPQLRYLLQGLIFLLFTTATLTAAPAVSLPAAMVGASQTQPAPSARQQPDLAEKKAAWNALANILDNDSSRKELVEQLRAAAATPASSNEPLLTPPAEDEDKTVLQSVTDVSRHFGGQFAARLQTLHQRIADAPHKPFNQQTFINALRHFAMLTGALYAFYWLLRWAVSPLYRRMGAWGREKNQDRRSWLHLPGMIVGAFMLDLLLLALALFVGQMLSDNMNAGSRTIAYQQGLLLNAFALIEFFKSILRMMFCPRYPQLRFFHLSDARAAYWNLRLSWLSGLIGYGLLVIVPIVSNQINVQVAALVNMAIMVLVTLWALYLIFHNRQHIHQELTRLADRSMSFFALFIRAFALVWHWLASAYFVTLFLFSIFNPGNSLKFMMAASVLSLAIIGSGALISGVLTRWIHKTIVLSPELRSSYPELQSRVNGWVSALLKLARVLTVFAVTLLLLNAWHLFDLWHWLTEGAGEKMVDMLIRIVAILFFSAVGWTLLASLIESRLASDSHGRPMPSARTRTLLTLFRNALAVIISSITIMILLSEIGVNIAPLLAGAGALGLAVSFGSQTLVKDIITGIFIQFENGMNTGDLVTIGPITGTVERMSIRSVGVRQDTGAYHIIPWSSISTFANFVRGIGSFVANYDVDRREDTERVNATLQAAVKELLEDNSIRAMVIGEPAFAGLVGLTNQSFTVRVSFTTQPLKQWTVRFALDGMVKKHFDAAGIKAPLQTVQVMQSGTDIDGAASFAALGSPN, via the coding sequence ATGCCGGGGTTAACACCACAGTTACGCTATCTGCTGCAAGGACTGATTTTCCTGCTGTTTACAACTGCAACACTCACTGCTGCACCGGCTGTGAGCCTGCCTGCCGCAATGGTCGGCGCCTCACAGACGCAACCAGCGCCCTCTGCCCGGCAGCAACCAGATCTTGCGGAGAAAAAAGCCGCCTGGAACGCCCTCGCCAATATTCTCGACAATGACAGCTCGCGCAAAGAGCTGGTCGAGCAGCTGCGCGCGGCGGCCGCTACGCCAGCGTCCTCAAACGAGCCGCTACTGACGCCGCCCGCTGAAGATGAAGACAAAACCGTTTTACAAAGCGTTACCGACGTCAGCCGCCATTTCGGCGGGCAGTTCGCCGCCCGCCTGCAGACTCTGCATCAGCGTATTGCCGATGCCCCACATAAACCGTTTAATCAGCAGACGTTTATCAACGCGCTGCGCCATTTCGCTATGCTGACGGGCGCGCTGTATGCCTTCTACTGGCTGTTACGCTGGGCGGTGTCGCCGCTATATCGCCGGATGGGGGCCTGGGGCCGTGAGAAAAATCAGGATCGCCGCAGCTGGCTGCATCTGCCGGGCATGATTGTGGGTGCCTTTATGCTCGATCTGCTGCTGCTGGCGCTGGCGCTGTTTGTTGGCCAGATGCTTAGCGACAATATGAACGCCGGCAGCCGCACCATCGCCTATCAGCAGGGCCTGTTGCTTAACGCCTTTGCCCTGATTGAGTTCTTTAAGAGCATCCTGCGGATGATGTTCTGCCCGCGTTATCCACAGCTGCGCTTTTTCCATCTCTCCGATGCGCGTGCCGCCTACTGGAATTTGCGCTTAAGCTGGTTAAGCGGATTGATTGGTTACGGTCTGCTGGTGATTGTGCCGATTGTATCTAATCAGATAAACGTGCAGGTCGCAGCACTGGTAAATATGGCGATCATGGTACTGGTCACGCTCTGGGCGCTGTATCTGATTTTCCACAACAGGCAACATATTCATCAGGAGCTGACCCGGCTGGCCGATCGATCCATGTCGTTTTTCGCGTTATTTATCCGTGCATTTGCGCTGGTGTGGCACTGGCTGGCCAGCGCCTACTTCGTGACGCTGTTCCTGTTCTCAATATTTAACCCCGGTAACAGCCTGAAATTCATGATGGCGGCCAGCGTACTTTCTCTGGCGATCATCGGCAGCGGCGCGCTGATTTCCGGCGTACTGACGCGCTGGATCCACAAAACCATTGTGCTTTCCCCTGAACTGCGCAGCAGCTACCCCGAACTGCAAAGCCGTGTTAACGGCTGGGTTTCGGCGCTACTGAAGCTGGCGCGCGTGCTGACCGTCTTTGCCGTCACCCTGCTGCTGCTGAATGCCTGGCATCTGTTCGACCTGTGGCACTGGCTGACGGAGGGAGCGGGCGAGAAGATGGTGGATATGCTGATCCGCATTGTGGCGATCCTGTTCTTTTCCGCCGTCGGCTGGACCCTACTCGCCAGCCTGATTGAGAGCCGTCTGGCCTCTGACTCGCACGGACGACCGATGCCAAGCGCCCGTACGCGCACGCTGCTGACGCTGTTCCGTAACGCCCTGGCGGTAATTATCAGCAGCATTACTATTATGATCCTGCTCTCCGAAATAGGCGTTAATATCGCTCCGCTGCTGGCAGGCGCCGGCGCACTGGGGCTGGCGGTCTCATTCGGTTCACAAACCCTGGTGAAAGATATTATCACCGGAATATTTATTCAGTTTGAAAACGGCATGAACACCGGCGATCTGGTGACCATCGGTCCGATAACCGGAACGGTGGAAAGAATGTCGATCCGTTCGGTTGGCGTCAGGCAGGATACCGGGGCTTACCACATTATTCCCTGGTCCTCGATCAGCACTTTTGCAAACTTTGTGCGCGGCATCGGCTCATTTGTTGCCAATTATGATGTCGACAGGCGTGAAGATACTGAGCGGGTCAATGCCACCCTGCAGGCGGCGGTAAAAGAACTGCTGGAGGACAACAGCATCCGCGCGATGGTGATCGGTGAACCGGCCTTTGCCGGGTTGGTGGGCTTGACCAATCAGTCGTTTACCGTACGCGTCTCCTTTACCACCCAGCCGCTGAAGCAGTGGACGGTGCGTTTTGCCCTGGATGGGATGGTGAAAAAACACTTTGATGCAGCGGGGATTAAAGCCCCGCTGCAGACGGTGCAGGTGATGCAGAGCGGCACGGATATTGACGGCGCGGCCAGCTTTGCCGCCCTGGGATCGCCAAATTGA